In one Aeromicrobium wangtongii genomic region, the following are encoded:
- a CDS encoding MDR family MFS transporter, whose protein sequence is MQLEDDPKAVAPERVEQSAPESYTHREIMEILIGLLAALFTAIISSTIVSNALPTIIADLEGSQAQYTWVVTASLLAMTVSTPVWGKLSDLFNKKLLVQVSIIVFVIGSVFAGLSQNVPELIAMRVVQGIGMGGLTANAQSIIGSIIPPRERGRYSGYLGATMAVATVSGPLVGGVIVDTPGLGWRWTFYVCVPLALVSLVMLQKHLHIATIRRRVQVDYLGIVLIAIAASLPLLWVSFAGDSFAWMSWQSAAFVVGTILAWVLTVRVELRHPEPMVPIGVIRERTTALAIIGSIAVGVAIFGGSVFIGQYFQVAGARTPTQAGLLTIPLMLGSLVGTLLSGRLITKTGFWKRFLVLGSVLLIIGLALLATIDHRTPEWHAMVFLGFVGLGMGMLMQNYVLVVQNTVDVSQVGATSAVVAFFRSLGGAVGVSVLGAILAAQVKDDVTSKLAALGPAASSAGGGSLLDVKNLPPQVAEIVREAYGDATGTIFLVAACISVVSLVTALLMKEVPLRTTLHKTDDVDANA, encoded by the coding sequence ATGCAACTAGAGGATGATCCGAAGGCCGTCGCGCCCGAACGGGTCGAGCAGTCAGCGCCCGAGTCGTACACGCACCGCGAGATCATGGAGATCCTGATCGGCCTGCTGGCTGCGCTGTTCACGGCGATCATCAGCTCGACGATCGTGTCGAACGCCCTTCCGACGATCATCGCCGACCTCGAGGGCTCGCAGGCCCAGTACACGTGGGTCGTGACGGCCTCGTTGCTGGCCATGACGGTCTCGACGCCCGTCTGGGGCAAGCTCTCGGACCTGTTCAACAAGAAGCTGTTGGTGCAGGTCTCGATCATCGTGTTCGTGATCGGCTCGGTGTTCGCAGGGCTGTCGCAGAACGTTCCCGAGCTCATCGCGATGCGTGTCGTCCAGGGCATCGGCATGGGCGGCCTGACGGCCAACGCCCAGTCGATCATCGGCTCGATCATCCCGCCGCGGGAGCGTGGTCGCTACAGCGGCTACCTGGGCGCCACGATGGCCGTCGCGACCGTCAGTGGACCGCTGGTCGGCGGCGTCATCGTGGACACCCCGGGGCTGGGCTGGCGCTGGACGTTCTACGTGTGCGTCCCGCTCGCCCTCGTGAGCCTGGTCATGCTGCAGAAGCACCTGCACATCGCCACGATCCGTCGCCGGGTCCAGGTCGACTACTTGGGCATCGTGCTCATCGCGATCGCTGCGAGCCTTCCGCTGCTGTGGGTCTCCTTCGCCGGCGACAGCTTCGCCTGGATGTCGTGGCAGAGCGCGGCCTTCGTCGTCGGCACGATCCTCGCGTGGGTCCTCACGGTCCGCGTCGAGCTGCGCCACCCCGAACCCATGGTGCCGATCGGCGTCATCCGCGAACGCACCACGGCACTGGCCATCATCGGCAGCATCGCCGTCGGCGTCGCGATCTTCGGCGGCTCGGTCTTCATCGGCCAGTACTTCCAGGTCGCCGGGGCGCGCACTCCGACCCAGGCCGGTCTGCTGACCATCCCGCTGATGCTGGGCTCCCTGGTCGGCACGCTGCTGTCGGGCCGCCTGATCACCAAGACGGGCTTCTGGAAGCGGTTCCTCGTGCTCGGCTCCGTGCTGCTGATCATCGGTCTGGCGCTGCTCGCGACGATCGACCACCGCACGCCGGAGTGGCACGCGATGGTCTTCCTGGGCTTCGTCGGGCTCGGCATGGGCATGCTGATGCAGAACTACGTGCTGGTCGTGCAGAACACCGTCGACGTCTCGCAGGTGGGAGCCACCAGCGCCGTCGTGGCGTTCTTCCGGTCGCTGGGTGGCGCCGTCGGCGTCTCCGTGCTGGGCGCGATCCTCGCCGCGCAGGTCAAGGACGATGTCACGTCCAAGCTGGCAGCGCTCGGCCCGGCCGCCAGCTCGGCCGGTGGCGGGTCCCTGCTGGACGTCAAGAACCTGCCGCCGCAGGTCGCCGAGATCGTCCGTGAGGCCTACGGTGACGCGACCGGCACGATCTTCCTGGTCGCGGCGTGCATCTCGGTGGTCAGCCTGGTCACGGCGCTGCTGATGAAGGAAGTGCCGCTGCGCACCACGCTGCACAAGACGGACGACGTCGACGCCAACGCCTGA
- a CDS encoding DUF2530 domain-containing protein — translation MSDSDDWVIQQGDGPETIERKMGHRELARLERAARRHEFGRPEVTELEIGRTTHRVAEVEPMDVDGVRTMTVGTIAWGVVVLALLPFLGTLDEEGRTWWLWTAVAGFGLGLIGIEYCRRRRNALRMQPGRRRKGD, via the coding sequence GTGAGCGACAGCGACGACTGGGTCATCCAGCAGGGAGATGGTCCCGAGACCATCGAGCGCAAGATGGGGCACCGCGAGCTCGCGCGCCTCGAACGCGCCGCCCGTCGCCACGAGTTCGGCCGGCCCGAGGTCACCGAGCTCGAGATCGGACGCACGACGCACCGCGTCGCCGAGGTCGAGCCGATGGACGTCGACGGCGTCCGCACCATGACCGTCGGCACGATCGCCTGGGGCGTCGTCGTCCTCGCGCTGCTGCCGTTCCTCGGCACCCTCGACGAGGAGGGCCGCACGTGGTGGCTGTGGACGGCTGTCGCCGGCTTCGGCCTCGGCCTGATCGGCATCGAGTACTGCCGCCGGCGCCGCAACGCCCTGCGCATGCAGCCCGGCCGCCGCCGCAAGGGCGACTGA
- a CDS encoding SMP-30/gluconolactonase/LRE family protein: MNPRHRRLLIPGLLIALLVVVVIASLAGKADAATDGPQRVSTLDDPRINESSGLVLSIDDADRAYTINDSGSAPIVYALDVPSGRTVGTTRVDADLVDTEALSIDAEGTLWIADTGDNRSTRTDAALYSLPAAEQGSDAAAVTRYPVTYPGGPIDVEALAVDPRTGDKFLISKGLFGGTVFSLPDPLVADQPNEAVAMKGEVPGLVTDAAFTKDGRHVVARTYTSAYLLDPATWDSVMSIDVPSLEQGETLATEPSGRSFLVGSEGAGSPIVRVSYSPPAPAPDPTASVAAVQPPVAAKEQAAGGNGFPGATWFWALVVVGLLTAIGAAATRRS, translated from the coding sequence ATGAATCCGCGCCATCGCCGCCTGCTCATCCCGGGCCTGCTCATCGCCCTGCTCGTCGTCGTCGTGATCGCGTCGCTGGCCGGCAAGGCCGACGCCGCGACGGACGGGCCGCAGCGCGTCAGCACGCTGGACGATCCCCGGATCAACGAGTCCAGCGGCCTGGTCCTCAGCATCGACGACGCGGACCGTGCCTACACGATCAACGACTCGGGCAGCGCGCCGATCGTCTACGCGCTGGACGTGCCGAGCGGACGCACCGTGGGCACCACACGGGTCGATGCGGACCTGGTCGACACCGAGGCGCTGTCGATCGACGCCGAGGGCACGCTGTGGATCGCCGACACGGGCGACAACCGGTCGACGCGCACCGATGCCGCGCTGTACTCGCTGCCTGCCGCGGAGCAGGGCAGCGACGCGGCGGCGGTGACCCGGTACCCGGTCACGTACCCGGGTGGGCCGATCGACGTCGAGGCGCTGGCGGTCGACCCGCGCACGGGTGACAAGTTCCTGATCAGCAAGGGCCTGTTCGGCGGCACCGTCTTCTCGCTGCCCGATCCGCTCGTCGCGGACCAGCCCAACGAGGCGGTGGCGATGAAGGGTGAGGTCCCCGGGCTGGTCACCGACGCGGCGTTCACGAAGGACGGCCGCCACGTCGTGGCGCGCACCTACACCTCGGCGTACCTGCTCGACCCCGCCACGTGGGACAGCGTCATGTCGATCGACGTCCCGTCGCTCGAGCAGGGGGAGACGCTGGCGACCGAGCCCTCCGGACGCTCGTTCCTGGTGGGCAGCGAGGGCGCCGGCTCCCCGATCGTCCGGGTGTCGTACTCGCCGCCGGCGCCAGCACCGGACCCCACGGCGTCGGTGGCCGCTGTCCAGCCGCCGGTGGCCGCGAAGGAACAGGCCGCGGGCGGCAACGGGTTCCCGGGTGCGACCTGGTTCTGGGCGTTGGTGGTCGTCGGCCTGCTCACGGCGATCGGCGCCGCGGCCACGCGCAGATCCTGA
- a CDS encoding NCS2 family permease has protein sequence MTSTIEKYFQISQRGSTIAREVRGGVVTFLTMAYIIVLNPIILAGVADEEGKFLGGGTEPGSGFATIAVCTALVAGVLTILMGVVANFPLALAAGLGLNAFVAYSVATQMTWADAMGLVVLEGIIILVLVLTGFRKAVFDAVPAQLKTAIAVGIGLFITFIGLVDAGFIRTTGNASPPIGMGIGGNLAGWPVLVFCIGLLIMIALYSRGVPGAILIGIAVTTVIAGIVQWLADVPASGGDATSKGWNLNVPGWPENVVAKPDFSLLGEFSLFGSIERVGFVTAALLVFTLLLADFFDTMGTMTAIGSEAKLNDAEGTPPNAQRILVVDSVAAIAGGAGGVSSNTSYVESAAGVGDGARTGLASVVTGVLFLLSTFFAPLVEHIPNEAAVPALVLVGFLMMSQVKGIDWDDIEIAIPAFLTIVLMPFAYSITAGIGAGFIAYVLIKVVKGKIAALHPLMWIITAMFVLYFAIDPVSNWIS, from the coding sequence ATGACCAGCACGATCGAGAAGTACTTCCAGATCTCGCAGCGCGGATCCACCATCGCGCGGGAGGTCCGGGGCGGCGTCGTCACCTTCTTGACGATGGCCTACATCATCGTGCTGAACCCGATCATCCTGGCCGGCGTGGCCGACGAGGAAGGCAAGTTCCTCGGCGGTGGCACCGAGCCCGGCTCCGGCTTCGCCACGATCGCCGTGTGCACCGCCCTGGTCGCCGGCGTGCTGACGATCCTGATGGGTGTCGTGGCCAACTTCCCGCTCGCGCTCGCGGCCGGTCTGGGCCTCAACGCCTTCGTCGCGTACTCCGTGGCGACCCAGATGACCTGGGCCGATGCGATGGGCCTGGTCGTGCTGGAGGGCATCATCATCCTGGTCCTGGTGCTGACCGGATTCCGGAAGGCCGTCTTCGACGCCGTCCCCGCCCAGCTCAAGACCGCGATCGCCGTGGGCATCGGTCTGTTCATCACCTTCATCGGCCTGGTCGACGCCGGCTTCATCCGCACGACCGGCAACGCCTCCCCGCCCATCGGCATGGGCATCGGCGGCAACCTGGCCGGCTGGCCCGTCCTGGTGTTCTGCATCGGCCTGCTGATCATGATCGCGCTGTACTCGCGGGGCGTGCCCGGTGCGATCCTGATCGGCATCGCCGTCACCACCGTGATCGCCGGCATCGTGCAGTGGCTGGCCGACGTCCCGGCCAGCGGCGGCGATGCGACGTCCAAGGGCTGGAACCTCAACGTCCCGGGGTGGCCCGAGAACGTGGTCGCCAAGCCCGACTTCTCGCTGCTCGGCGAGTTCTCCCTCTTCGGCTCGATCGAGCGGGTCGGCTTCGTCACCGCCGCGCTGCTGGTCTTCACGCTGCTGCTCGCCGACTTCTTCGACACGATGGGCACGATGACCGCGATCGGCAGCGAGGCGAAGCTCAACGACGCCGAGGGCACGCCGCCGAATGCGCAGCGCATCCTGGTCGTCGACTCCGTCGCCGCGATCGCCGGTGGCGCGGGCGGCGTCTCGTCCAACACGTCCTACGTCGAGTCGGCCGCCGGTGTCGGCGACGGGGCACGGACCGGTCTGGCCTCGGTCGTGACCGGCGTCCTGTTCCTGCTGTCGACGTTCTTCGCGCCGCTGGTCGAGCACATCCCCAACGAGGCGGCCGTCCCCGCGCTCGTCCTGGTCGGCTTCCTCATGATGAGCCAGGTCAAGGGCATCGACTGGGACGACATCGAGATCGCCATCCCGGCCTTCCTGACGATCGTCCTGATGCCGTTCGCGTACTCGATCACCGCAGGCATCGGCGCCGGGTTCATCGCCTACGTCCTGATCAAGGTGGTCAAGGGCAAGATCGCCGCACTGCACCCGCTGATGTGGATCATCACGGCCATGTTCGTGCTCTACTTCGCGATCGACCCGGTCAGCAACTGGATCAGCTGA
- a CDS encoding gamma carbonic anhydrase family protein, whose amino-acid sequence MLIALGDKVPQVAESAWIAPTAVLAGSVRIGEGASVWYGAVLRADNEPITIGARSNVQDNAVFHVDAGKPVVLGEGVSVGHGAVIHGATVGDHVLVGMSATIMNEAVIGAESLIAAGALVTEGMVVPPRSLVAGVPAKVRRELTEAEIDKLHRNASIYEEHRELHRSDTVLD is encoded by the coding sequence ATGTTGATCGCACTCGGAGACAAGGTCCCCCAGGTCGCGGAGAGCGCGTGGATCGCGCCGACCGCCGTGCTCGCCGGATCCGTCCGGATCGGCGAGGGCGCGAGCGTCTGGTACGGAGCCGTGCTCCGGGCGGACAACGAGCCCATCACGATCGGCGCGCGCAGCAACGTGCAGGACAATGCGGTGTTCCACGTCGACGCCGGCAAGCCCGTCGTCCTGGGCGAGGGTGTCTCGGTCGGCCACGGCGCGGTGATCCACGGGGCGACCGTCGGCGACCACGTCCTGGTGGGCATGAGCGCCACGATCATGAACGAGGCCGTCATCGGCGCCGAGTCGCTGATCGCGGCGGGCGCCCTGGTGACCGAGGGCATGGTCGTCCCGCCGCGCTCGCTCGTGGCCGGGGTGCCGGCCAAGGTGCGCCGTGAGCTCACCGAGGCCGAGATCGACAAGCTGCACCGCAATGCGTCGATCTACGAGGAGCACCGCGAGCTGCACCGCAGCGACACCGTCCTGGACTGA
- the serC gene encoding phosphoserine transaminase produces MKIPAELLPQDGRFGSGPSKIRVEALDALAATGTTLMGTSHRQAPVKNLVGSLREGLAELFTLPDGYEVVLGLGGSHAFFDAATFGLIERRSQHLVHGEFTRKFATAVQKAPFLEAPEILETDPSTHPVPQASEGIDVYAWAHNETSTGVMTPVVRPVGADDDALVLVDATSGAGGLPVDIDQTDVYYFAPQKGFASDGGLWIALMSPAAIERAERIKAGGRHIPGFLDLPVAIDNSRKNQTYNTPALATLFLMEHQVQWLLGHGGLDWAVSRTADSSSRLYTWAESSSYASPFVPAPSERSLVVGTIDLDGVEQADVTRHLRENGIVDVDSYRGLGRNQLRIAMFPAIEPDDVTQLTRCIDHVVANL; encoded by the coding sequence GTGAAGATCCCCGCCGAGCTGCTGCCCCAGGACGGACGATTCGGGTCCGGCCCCTCGAAGATCCGGGTCGAGGCACTCGATGCCCTCGCCGCGACCGGTACGACACTGATGGGCACCTCGCACCGCCAGGCGCCGGTCAAGAACCTGGTCGGCTCGCTGCGTGAGGGCCTCGCAGAGCTGTTCACGCTCCCGGACGGCTACGAGGTCGTGCTGGGCCTCGGCGGCTCGCATGCGTTCTTCGACGCTGCGACGTTCGGCCTGATCGAGCGGCGCTCGCAGCATCTCGTGCACGGCGAGTTCACCCGCAAGTTCGCGACAGCCGTCCAGAAGGCCCCGTTCCTGGAGGCGCCGGAGATCCTCGAGACGGATCCGTCCACCCACCCCGTCCCCCAGGCCTCCGAGGGCATCGACGTCTACGCCTGGGCCCACAACGAGACGTCGACGGGTGTCATGACCCCGGTCGTCCGCCCCGTCGGCGCCGACGACGACGCGTTGGTGCTGGTCGACGCCACCTCGGGCGCCGGCGGGCTTCCGGTCGACATCGACCAGACCGATGTCTACTACTTCGCGCCGCAGAAGGGATTCGCCTCCGACGGCGGCCTGTGGATCGCGCTGATGTCGCCCGCCGCCATCGAGCGGGCCGAGCGCATCAAGGCGGGCGGGCGGCACATCCCGGGCTTCCTGGACCTCCCGGTGGCGATCGACAACTCGCGCAAGAACCAGACCTACAACACCCCAGCGCTGGCTACCCTGTTCCTGATGGAGCACCAGGTGCAGTGGCTGCTGGGGCACGGCGGGCTGGACTGGGCGGTGAGCCGGACCGCTGACTCCTCGTCGCGCCTGTACACGTGGGCCGAGTCGTCCTCGTACGCCTCACCGTTCGTGCCGGCCCCGTCCGAGCGTTCCCTGGTGGTCGGCACGATCGACCTGGACGGCGTCGAGCAGGCAGACGTCACCCGTCACCTGCGCGAGAACGGGATCGTGGACGTCGACAGCTACCGCGGCCTGGGCCGCAACCAGCTGCGCATCGCGATGTTCCCCGCGATCGAGCCCGATGACGTCACGCAGCTGACCCGCTGCATCGACCACGTGGTCGCGAACCTCTAG
- a CDS encoding methylmalonyl-CoA mutase family protein — protein MASDPSASPKPPAVEVPLSKGLEHTQQEWEKATAAVLRKSRRLAEDAPDSDVWSVLATTTLDDISVTPLGTPALSADLPDGGLPGQAPYTRGTTATRELGGWDVRAWFTDPDVERTAKDVVTDLENGVNSLWISAGTGGVAIDALATVLEPVFVELAPIVLDAPFEPLEAARALAAVIADKGVAAAPGTSFGADPIGAAFRGRGVVDFDATVEIARLAQPLGARAITVDATAVHDAGASDVQELAYSLAAGVQYLRILTEAGFGVEEAAGLIDFRYAATDEQFPTIAKFRAARRLWNRVAELSGVTTAAAGQLQHAVTSRPMMASYDPYVNMLRTTVAAFAAGVGGAAAVTVLPFDEPLGLPEPFSRRIARNTSSLLISESHVGAVTDPAGGSHAVEKLTDDLARAAWELFGRIDATDSLEAALDLVRSTVDATVSERALAIARRQRPITGVSEFPNLHEQLPQRRPYPSPLTVHRYAGEFEALRDEPADKPVFLAAMGPIASHTARATFAANLFAAGGVDTVVGGPTEGVDDVLAAYEEAGRPAVVCLVGHDKAYEAWGADLVTALREAGATHVVLAGKMDVGADMTVAVGVDALAFLRSIREELTR, from the coding sequence ATGGCATCTGACCCTTCGGCAAGCCCGAAGCCCCCCGCGGTCGAGGTTCCCCTCTCGAAGGGGCTGGAACACACCCAGCAGGAGTGGGAGAAGGCCACCGCCGCGGTGCTGCGCAAGTCGCGCCGGCTCGCCGAGGACGCGCCCGACTCCGATGTGTGGAGCGTCCTGGCGACGACGACGCTGGACGACATCTCGGTCACCCCGCTGGGGACGCCGGCGCTGAGCGCGGATCTTCCCGACGGTGGGCTGCCCGGCCAGGCGCCCTACACCCGCGGCACGACCGCGACGCGCGAGCTCGGCGGGTGGGACGTCCGCGCGTGGTTCACCGATCCCGACGTCGAGCGCACCGCCAAGGACGTCGTGACCGACCTGGAGAACGGCGTCAACTCGCTGTGGATCTCCGCGGGCACCGGCGGCGTGGCGATCGACGCCCTCGCCACGGTCCTCGAGCCGGTCTTCGTCGAGCTCGCGCCGATCGTCCTGGACGCCCCGTTCGAGCCCCTCGAGGCGGCCCGGGCGCTGGCCGCCGTGATCGCCGACAAGGGCGTCGCCGCGGCGCCCGGCACGAGCTTCGGCGCCGATCCCATCGGCGCGGCCTTCCGGGGCCGCGGGGTGGTCGACTTCGACGCCACGGTCGAGATCGCCCGCCTCGCGCAGCCGCTGGGCGCCCGCGCGATCACGGTCGACGCGACGGCCGTGCACGATGCGGGAGCGTCCGACGTCCAGGAGCTCGCATACTCCCTGGCCGCCGGCGTCCAGTACCTGCGCATCCTGACCGAGGCCGGCTTCGGCGTCGAGGAGGCCGCCGGGCTGATCGACTTCCGCTACGCCGCGACCGACGAGCAGTTCCCGACGATCGCCAAGTTCCGTGCCGCCCGCCGGCTCTGGAACCGGGTGGCCGAGCTGAGCGGCGTCACGACCGCCGCCGCCGGTCAGCTGCAGCACGCCGTGACGTCCCGGCCGATGATGGCCTCGTACGACCCGTACGTGAACATGCTGCGCACCACCGTCGCCGCCTTCGCCGCCGGTGTCGGCGGGGCCGCGGCCGTGACGGTCCTGCCGTTCGACGAGCCGCTGGGCCTGCCCGAGCCGTTCAGCCGCCGCATCGCCCGCAACACCTCGAGCCTGCTGATCAGCGAGTCCCACGTCGGCGCGGTGACCGATCCCGCCGGTGGTTCGCACGCCGTCGAGAAGCTGACCGACGACCTGGCCCGCGCGGCCTGGGAGCTGTTCGGCCGGATCGACGCCACCGACAGCCTCGAGGCCGCGCTCGACCTGGTGCGCTCGACCGTCGACGCGACGGTCTCGGAGCGTGCCCTGGCCATCGCGCGTCGTCAGCGCCCGATCACGGGCGTCTCGGAGTTCCCGAACCTGCACGAGCAGCTGCCGCAGCGCCGCCCGTACCCCAGCCCGCTGACGGTGCACCGCTACGCCGGCGAGTTCGAGGCCCTGCGCGACGAGCCCGCCGACAAGCCGGTGTTCCTGGCCGCCATGGGCCCGATCGCGAGCCACACGGCACGCGCGACGTTCGCGGCCAACCTGTTCGCCGCCGGTGGTGTCGACACCGTCGTGGGCGGTCCCACCGAGGGGGTCGACGACGTGCTCGCGGCCTACGAGGAGGCGGGACGTCCCGCCGTCGTCTGCCTGGTCGGCCACGACAAGGCCTACGAGGCGTGGGGTGCCGACCTGGTCACCGCCCTGCGCGAGGCCGGGGCGACCCACGTGGTCCTGGCGGGGAAGATGGACGTGGGCGCCGACATGACCGTGGCGGTGGGCGTCGATGCGCTGGCCTTCCTCCGTTCGATCCGAGAGGAGCTCACCCGATGA
- the scpA gene encoding methylmalonyl-CoA mutase, which yields MSIPSNFSGLPLDPEQPYQPDPETYARATDGAEPWASPEGIDVEGLYTAADLEGLDATDTYPGLTPFLRGPYPAMYTTQPWTIRQYAGFSTAEESNAFYRRNLAAGQKGLSVAFDLATHRGYDSDNPRVVGDVGMAGVAIDSIYDTRKLFEGIPLDEMSVSMTMNGAVLPVLALYIVAAEEQGVPPEKLSGTIQNDILKEFMVRNTYIYPPAPSMRIISDIFAYTAQKMPRFNSISISGYHIQEAGATNDLELAYTLADGIEYIRAGLDVGLDIDAFAPRLSFFWAIGMNFYMEIAKMRAARALWAQLVADFNPKNPKSLSLRTHSQTSGWSLTAQDVYNNVGRTAIEAMAATQGHTQSLHTNALDEAIALPTDFSARIARNTQLLLQQESGTTDIIDPWGGSYYVERLTHDLANRAWAHIQEVEKAGGMSKAIEAGIPKMRIEEAAARTQARIDSGQQAVIGVNTYRLADEDPLEVLKVDNKAVYASQIAKLERLRAERNQDDVDAALAALTRSAERGSATDGSLDDNLLTLAVNAARAKATVGEISDALEKVYGRHQAVIRTISGVYRTEAGQAGNVAKVIETTEEFEKAEGRRPRILVAKMGQDGHDRGQKVIVTAFADMGFDVDVGPLFSTPEEVAQQAIDADVHIVGVSSLAAGHLTLLPALKKSLEELGRPDIMVVIGGVIPPDDVQTLKDMGAAAVFLPGTVIADSALDLLDKLRTTLQS from the coding sequence ATGAGCATCCCGAGCAACTTCTCCGGCCTGCCGCTGGATCCCGAGCAGCCGTACCAGCCGGATCCGGAGACGTACGCCCGTGCGACCGACGGCGCGGAGCCGTGGGCCTCGCCCGAGGGCATCGATGTCGAGGGCCTGTACACCGCAGCCGACCTGGAGGGTCTGGACGCCACCGACACCTATCCGGGCCTCACCCCGTTCCTGCGCGGCCCGTACCCGGCGATGTACACGACCCAGCCGTGGACGATCCGCCAGTACGCCGGCTTCTCGACCGCCGAGGAGTCCAATGCCTTCTACCGCCGCAACCTGGCCGCCGGCCAGAAGGGCCTCTCGGTCGCCTTCGACCTGGCGACCCACCGCGGTTACGACTCGGACAACCCGCGCGTCGTCGGCGACGTCGGCATGGCCGGTGTCGCGATCGACTCGATCTACGACACCCGCAAGCTGTTCGAGGGCATCCCGCTGGACGAGATGAGCGTCTCGATGACGATGAACGGCGCCGTGCTGCCGGTGCTCGCGCTGTACATCGTCGCCGCCGAGGAGCAGGGCGTGCCGCCCGAGAAGCTGTCGGGGACCATCCAGAACGACATCCTCAAGGAGTTCATGGTCCGCAACACCTACATCTACCCGCCGGCGCCGTCGATGCGGATCATCTCGGACATCTTCGCGTACACCGCGCAGAAGATGCCGCGGTTCAACTCGATCTCGATCTCCGGGTACCACATCCAGGAGGCCGGGGCCACGAACGACCTCGAGCTGGCGTACACGCTGGCCGACGGCATCGAGTACATCCGCGCGGGCCTGGACGTGGGCCTGGACATCGACGCATTCGCGCCCCGCCTGAGCTTCTTCTGGGCGATCGGCATGAACTTCTACATGGAGATCGCCAAGATGCGGGCGGCGCGTGCCCTGTGGGCGCAGCTCGTGGCGGACTTCAACCCCAAGAACCCCAAGAGCCTGAGCCTGCGCACCCACAGCCAGACGTCCGGCTGGTCGCTGACCGCGCAGGACGTCTACAACAACGTGGGCCGCACCGCGATCGAGGCGATGGCCGCGACGCAGGGTCACACCCAGTCGCTGCACACCAATGCCCTCGACGAGGCCATCGCGCTGCCGACCGACTTCAGCGCCCGCATCGCCCGCAACACCCAGCTGCTGCTGCAGCAGGAGTCCGGCACGACCGACATCATCGACCCGTGGGGCGGCTCGTACTACGTCGAGCGGCTGACCCACGACCTGGCGAACCGGGCGTGGGCGCACATCCAGGAGGTCGAGAAGGCCGGCGGCATGTCCAAGGCCATCGAGGCCGGCATCCCCAAGATGCGCATCGAGGAGGCCGCGGCCCGCACGCAGGCGCGCATCGACTCCGGCCAGCAGGCGGTCATCGGCGTCAACACGTACCGCCTGGCCGACGAGGACCCGCTCGAGGTGCTCAAGGTCGACAACAAGGCCGTGTACGCCTCGCAGATCGCCAAGCTCGAGCGGCTGCGCGCCGAGCGCAACCAGGACGATGTCGACGCAGCGCTGGCGGCCCTGACCCGCAGCGCCGAGCGCGGCTCCGCCACGGACGGGTCGCTGGACGACAACCTGCTGACGCTGGCGGTCAACGCCGCTCGCGCCAAGGCCACCGTCGGGGAGATCTCGGACGCCCTGGAGAAGGTCTACGGGCGCCACCAGGCCGTGATCCGTACGATCTCAGGTGTGTACCGCACCGAAGCCGGCCAGGCAGGCAACGTCGCCAAGGTCATCGAGACCACCGAGGAGTTCGAGAAGGCCGAGGGGCGCCGTCCCCGCATCCTGGTGGCCAAGATGGGCCAGGACGGCCACGACCGCGGCCAGAAGGTCATCGTGACGGCCTTCGCCGACATGGGATTCGACGTCGACGTGGGCCCGCTGTTCTCGACGCCCGAGGAGGTCGCCCAGCAGGCGATCGACGCCGATGTGCACATCGTCGGCGTGTCCTCGCTCGCGGCAGGTCACCTCACCCTGCTGCCGGCGCTGAAGAAGTCACTGGAGGAGCTCGGTCGTCCCGACATCATGGTCGTCATCGGCGGCGTCATCCCGCCCGATGACGTGCAGACGTTGAAGGACATGGGCGCGGCCGCGGTGTTCCTGCCGGGCACGGTCATCGCCGACTCGGCACTGGACCTGCTCGACAAGCTCCGCACGACCCTCCAGTCGTGA